A stretch of Panthera tigris isolate Pti1 chromosome E2, P.tigris_Pti1_mat1.1, whole genome shotgun sequence DNA encodes these proteins:
- the PHLPP2 gene encoding PH domain leucine-rich repeat-containing protein phosphatase 2 isoform X4, which produces MLRFYGEKPCQMDHLDRILLSGIYNVRKGKTQLHKWAERLVVLCGTCLIVSSVKDCQTGKMHILPLVGGKVEEVKRRQHSLAFSSAGAQAQTYHVSFETLAECQRWQRQASKVVSQRISTVDLSCYSLEEVPEHLFYSQDITYLNLRHNFMQLERPGGLDTLYRFSQLKGLNLSHNKLGLFPVLLCEISTLTELNLSCNGFHDLPSQIGNLLNLQTLCVDGNFLTTLPEELGNLQQLSSLGISFNNFSHIPEVYEKLTMLDKVVMAGNHLEVLNLGVLNRMSHIKHVDLRMNHLKTVVTENLEGNKYITHMDLRDNQLADLDLNSLCSLEQLHCERNQLRELTLSGFSLRTLYASSNRLTAVNVYPVPSQLTSLELSRNLLECVPDWACEAKKMEILDVSCNLLTEVPMRILSSLSLRKLMLGHNQVQSLPALVDHIPLEVLDIQHNLLTRLPDTLFSKALNLRYLNASANSLESLPSAGTGEESLSALQLLYLTNNLLTDQCVPVLVGHPHLRILHLANNQLQTFPASKLNKLEQLEELNLSGNKLKTIPTTIANCRRLHTLVAHSNNISIFPEILQLPQIQFVDLSCNDLTEILIPEALPATLQDLDLTGNTNLVLEHKTLDTFSHITTLKIDQKPLPTTDSTVTSTFWSHGLAEMAGQRNKLCVSALAVDNFAEGVGAVYGMFDGDRNEELPRLLQCTMADVLLEEVQQSTNDTVFMANTFLVSHRKLGMAGQKLGSSALLCYIRPDTADPTSSFSLTVANVGTCQAVLCRGGKPVPLSKVFSLEQDPEEAQRVKDQKAIITEDNKVNGVTCCTRMLGCTYLYPWILPKPHISATPLTIQDELLILGNKALWEHLSYTEAVNAVRHVQDPLAAAKKLCTLAQSYGCQDNVGAMVVYLNIGEEGCTCEMNGLTLPGPVGFASTTIIKDPPKPTTPSSSSGIASEFGSEMSTSEVSSEVGSTASDEHNTVGLDAGLLPRPERRCSLHPTPTSGVFQRQPSCATFSSNQSDNGLDSDDDQPVEGVITNGSKVEVEVDIHCCRGRDLENSPTLTENSPTPCPEEHARGSFFGIRRQNSVNSGILLPVSKDKMELQKSPSTSCLYGKKLSNGSIVPLEDSLNLIEVATEAPKKKTGYFAAPTQLEPEDQFVVPRDLEEEVKEQMKQHQEGRPEPEPSEEDRTELPEEFDTAL; this is translated from the exons GTGGTGTCCCAGCGAATCAGTACTGTCGACCTCTCGTGTTACAGCCTTGAGGAGGTTCCTGAGCATCTCTTCTACAGTCAAGATATCACCTACCTCAACTTGCGACACAACTTCATGCAGCTGGAAAGACCAGGGGGCCTTGACACTCTCTACAG attttctCAGCTGAAGGGCCTGAACTTGTCCCACAATAAACTTGggttgtttcctgtattgttatGTGAGATTTCTACCCTGACTGAGCTCAACCTCTCCTGTAATGGATTTCATGACCTACCAAGTCAGATTGGCAATCTGCTAAA TCTTCAAACCCTCTGTGTTGATGGCAACTTTCTGACAACTTTACCTGAGGAATTGGGAAATCTGCAACAGCTTTCTTCCCTGGGAATTTCCTTCAACAACTTTAGTCATATTCCTGAGGTTTATGAGAAACTCACTATGTTAGATAAAGTAGTTATGGCAGGAAATCACCTGGAAGTCCTAAACCTTGGGGTGCTGAATAGGATGAGCCATATCAAACATGTGGATTTAAG GATGAACCATTTGAAAACTGTAGTTACTGAAAATCTGGAGGGAAATAAATACATCACCCACATGGATTTGCGGGACAATCAACTGGCTGACTTAGATCTCAACTCCTTATGTAGCTTGGAGCAGCTGCATTGTGAGCGGAACCAACTGAGAGAGCTGACACTCAGTGGCTTCTCCCTTCGAACTCTGTATGCCAGTTCGAACA ggctgacagcagtgaatgTCTATCCAGTACCCAGTCAACTCACTTCTCTAGAACTTTCCCG aAACCTGTTGGAGTGTGTCCCTGATTGGGCCTGTGAAGCAAAGAAGATGGAGATACTAGATGTGAGCTGTAATCTTCTGACGGAGGTTCCCATGAG AATTCTTAGTAGCTTGAGTCTTAGAAAACTGATGCTGGGGCACAACCAGGTACAGAGCCTGCCAGCCCTGGTGGACCACATCCCTCTTGAGGTGCTGGATATTCAGCATAACTTACTCACCAGGCTGCCAGATACTCTCTTCTCCAAGGCCTTAAA TCTCAGATACTTGAATGCATCTGCAAACAGTTTGGAATCTTTGCCATCTGCTGGCACTGGAGAGGAGAGTCTGAGTGCTCTGCAGCTGCTTTATCTGACGAACAACCTCCTGACAGACCAGTGTGTGCCCGTTCTGGTGGGGCATCCACACCTGCGAATCTTGCATCTTGCAAACAACCAGCTACAGACCTTTCCTGCAAG caaACTGAATAAATTGGAGCAGTTGGAAGAACTGAACCTAAGTGGCAACAAGCTTAAAACCATTCCCACGACCATAGCCAACTGCAGAAGGCTTCACACCCTTGTCGCACACTCCAACAACATCAGCATTTTCCCAGAAATTCTGCAGTTGCCTCAGATCCAG TTTGTAGACCTAAGTTGCAATGACTTGACAGAGATCTTGATTCCGGAGGCTCTGCCTGCTACTTTACAAGACCTTGACCTGACCGGAAATACAAATCTGGTTCTGGAACACAAGACGCTGGACACATTTAG CCATATCACAACCCTGAAAATTGATCAGAAACCTTTGCCAACCACCGACTCTACAGTTACATCAACCTTCTGGAGCCATGGACTGGCTGAGATGGCAGGGCAGAGAAATAA GCTGTGTGTATCTGCCCTAGCTGTGGATAACTTTGCAGAGGGGGTGGGAGCCGTGTATGGCATGTTTGACGGGGACCGTAATGAGGAGCTCCCTCGCCTACTCCAGTGCACCATGGCAGATGTGCTTTTGGAAGAAGTACAGCAGTCAACAAATGACACTGTTTTCATGGCTAACACCTTCTTGGTGTCTCACAG AAAATTGGGAATGGCTGGACAGAAGCTGGGCTCCTCCGCTCTCCTTTGTTATATCCGCCCTGACACTGCTGACCCAACAAGTAGTttcagtctgactgtggccaaCGTCGGCACGTGCCAAGCAGTCCTGTGCCGTGGTGGAAAGCCAGTGCCACTCTCGAAAGTCTTCAGCCTGGAACAGGACCCGGAGGAGGCTCAAAGGGTGAAGGACCAGAAAGCCATCATAACAGAG GACAACAAAGTGAATGGGGTAACCTGCTGTACCCGGATGCTGGGCTGTACATACCTCTACCCTTGGATCCTCCCCAAGCCCCACATATCTGCCACTCCACTTACCATTCAAGATGAGTTGCTGATTCTGGGAAACAAAGCATTGTGGGAACACTTGTCATATACAGAAGCTGTCAACGCGGTACGCCACGTGCAGGACCCATTAGCAGCTGCCAAGAAGCTGTGCACATTAGCCCAGAGCTATGGTTGTCAGGACAATGTGGGGGCAATGGTGGTTTATTTGAACATTGGTGAGGAAGGGTGCACGTGTGAAATGAATGGGCTCACCCTCCCAGGTCCTGTGGGGTTTGCTTCAACCACCATTATCAAAGACCCCCCCAAACCAACCACTCCTTCCTCCAGTAGTGGTATTGCCTCTGAGTTTGGCAGTGAGATGTCCACTTCAGAGGTGAGCAGTGAGGTGGGGTCCACTGCTTCTGATGAACACAACACTGTTGGCCTGGATGCTGGCTTGCTTCCAAGGCCAGAAAGGCGCTGCAGCCTTCATCCAACACCCACCTCTGGGGTTTTTCAGCGCCAGCCTTCTTGTGCGACTTTCTCGAGTAACCAGTCTGACAATGGCCTGGACAGTGATGACGACCAGCCTGTGGAAGGAGTCATAACAAATGGCAGTAAGGTAGAAGTAGAAGTAGATATCCACTGCTGTAGGGGAAGGGATCTTGAGAACTCCCCCACTCTTACAGAGAATTCTCCTACCCCGTGTCCCGAAGAACATGCTAGAGGATCATTTTTTGGGATCCGAAGACAGAACAGTGTGAACAGTGGCATACTTCTGCCAGTGAGCAAGGACAAGATGGAGTTGCAGAAGTCCCCCTCTACTTCCTGCCTGTATGGAAAGAAACTCTCCAACGGCTCTATTGTGCCCCTAGAAGATAGCCTGAACCTCATTGAGGTGGCCACAGAAGCACCCAAGAAGAAGACTGGCTATTTTGCTGCCCCGACGCAGCTGGAGCCAGAGGATCAGTTTGTTGTTCCTCGTGACCTGGAAGAAGAAGTGAAGGAGCAGATGAAACAGCACCAGGAAGGCAGGCCGGAGCCTGAGCCCAGCGAAGAGGATCGGACAGAGCTCCCGGAGGAGTTTGACACAGCACTGTAA